A genomic stretch from Aedes albopictus strain Foshan chromosome 2, AalbF5, whole genome shotgun sequence includes:
- the LOC109417818 gene encoding phospholipid-transporting ATPase ABCA3 — translation MTSSWNKFQLLLWKNWTIQKRHYIQTLFEILIPVLCCSMLILVRGLVDPEMVDQPTVYHPMQANYLVIPEVTSPPVIPKLAYSPKNEVLESLLQQAVDDHLWTLNSLELEGYGSARDLEGLLIQQNYFVGVEFDDSLANITSLPDKIHFSLRFPAETRQWRWLFGNWRTNLLVVPFSPGIRNGDINHGGSPSYYAEGFIPIQAAISAAIMARRDPDVDLRNVLLRRIPYPPYYKDELLPAMEQLLPLIILIAFFYTCINTVKYITIEKERQLKEAMKIMGLSSWLHWTAWFVRSLILLLITISLVTVLMTVSLTTNTDQSVLQYTDWSALWVFLLAFAITTICFCFMMSVFFNKANTAAGIAGLMWFLLMMPYNITVRNYDDMGTGSKIALCLLSNTAMSYGVLNIVRFEGNQAGLQWSNMFTPSTMNDGLSVGVIIVMLLADALIYLCIALYFEQVMPGEFGVAKPWYFLFTREFWKRNKVGDAYGGMNGVVKPMQSKYIEEDPPIERAGVRIRHLRKVYGKKVAVDGLDLNMYEDQITVLLGHNGAGKTTTMSMLTGMFSPTSGTALINGHDIRTDIEGVRLSLGLCPQHNVLFNELTVAEHVKFLAKLKGVKDGEVAAEVEKYVNLLELTDKMNAQSRTLSGGMKRKLAVGVALCGGSKVVLLDEPSSGMDPSARRALWELLQKEKLGRTVLLSTHFMDEADVLGDRIAIMAEGQLKAVGTPFFLKKSFGAGYRLICVKESNCNKDRLLEILKGHIPDVEVETDIGSELTLVLREDYVKQFQPMLENLEDKMESCGISSFGISLTTMEEVFLRSGTDNFEKDTVENGTVILAASSEYSLDNLHLLTGNRLLFNQIKAQFLKKSLVTFRSLITLSMQILIPIVFVLMTYIIILNSSANQDLPALDIKLESYTHSITVLEDHQSDTSVRQSYSALFDNLNPNHQLIVTQEDMNDFILRKSIESIATVNTRYWVGATLNSTSPTAWFNNKAFHSAPLSINLLFNAFLQSVCPECEIQVTNKPLPFQLTTRFDQLETGANSGFQLAFNTGFAMAFVAALYIMFYIRERTTRSKLLQFVSGVNVALFWAVSFIWDYLVFVVVSLFYLASVAAIQQDGWSSFEQLCRVFLVLLLFGFAVIPTTYLFSYLFDVPATGFVKMMLLNIISGSVLFTAVTLLKFEGIDLQDVAEVLEWVFMLFPNFVLSHSLNNLNMVASTEDLCAKQCELIPMCTNELLCLLIPQCCGQEIFTFDEGGINRNLLFLVAIGVIAFGLIMFIEFRVFKRIFDRKVTVAEADDGSALDSDVLEEKQRIAAMSQSEINSYNLVLKDLSKYYKKFRAVNNLSVGIRHSECFGLLGINGAGKTSTFKMMTGDESISGGQAWVNGISLQTNMNRVHQQIGYCPQFDALLEDMTGRETLRMFALLRGVENAELNSVSLALAEELNFLKHIDKKTREYSGGNKRKLSTALALIGNPAVVYLDEPTTGMDPGAKRQFWNVICKIREAGKAIVLTSHSMEECEALCTRLSIMVNGEFKCLGSTQHLKNKFSEGFLLTVKVKREPSDNLRARMDWVKIFVEQKFTGAELKEEYLDSLSFHIPRTDLRWSAMFGLMEAARDELEIEDYALGQTSLEQVFLYFTKYQREDQ, via the exons ATGACTAGCAGCTGGAACAAATTTCAGCTACTGCTGTGGAAGAACTGGACCATCCAGAAGCGGCATTACATCCAAACCCTGTTCGAAATTCTGATCCCCGTGCTATGCTGCTCGATGCTGATACTGGTCCGTGGACTGGTCGATCCGGAGATGGTCGATCAGCCGACGGTCTACCACCCGATGCAAGCAAATTACCTAGTCATCCCCGA AGTTACGTCGCCTCCGGTGATACCGAAGCTTGCCTATTCTCCGAAGAATGAAGTTTTGGAAAGCTTGCTGCAGCAGGCCGTAGATGACCACTTGTGGACGCTTAACAGTTTGGAACTTGAAGGATACGGCAGTGCACGTGACTTGGAAGGTCTGCTGATTCAACAGAACTACTTTGTCGGAGTGGAGTTCGATGACAGCCTAGCG AACATAACTTCCCTCCCGGACAAAATCCACTTTTCGCTACGATTCCCAGCGGAGACACGACAGTGGAGATGGCTGTTCGGGAACTGGCGAACCAATCTACTGGTGGTACCGTTTTCGCCGGGAATTCGTAACGGAGATATCAACCATGGAGGCAGCCCAAGCTACTACGCCGAAGGATTCATCCCCATACAGGCAGCCATATCGGCTGCAATTATGGCCAGACGCGATCCAGACGTTGACCTGAGAAATGTCCTGTTGAGG CGCATCCCGTACCCACCGTACTACAAGGACGAACTCCTACCAGCCATGGAGCAACTGCTTCCGTTGATCATCCTGATCGCGTTCTTCTATACCTGCATCAACACCGTCAAGTACATCACCATCGAGAAGGAGCGCCAGCTCAAGGAAGCCATGAAGATCATGGGTCTGTCCAGCTGGCTCCATTGGACGGCCTGGTTTGTGCGGAGTTTGATACTGCTGTTGATCACCATTTCGCTGGTAACGGTTCTAATGACGGTCAGCCTGACGACCAATACAGATCAATCGGTACTGCAGTACACGGACTGGTCCGCCCTGTGGGTGTTCTTGCTGGCGTTTGCGATTACCACGATATGCTTCTGTTTCATGATGAGCGTGTTCTTCAACAAAG CCAACACCGCCGCCGGAATAGCCGGCCTGATGTGGTTCCtgctgatgatgccgtacaaCATCACGGTACGGAACTACGACGACATGGGCACCGGATCGAAAATTGCTCTCTGTCTCCTGTCGAACACGGCGATGTCCTACGGAGTGCTGAACATCGTTCGCTTCGAGGGAAACCAAGCTGGGTTGCAGTGGTCCAACATGTTCACCCCGTCGACCATGAACGATGGGCTGAGCGTGGGGGTGATCATCGTTATGCTGCTGGCGGACGCGCTGATCTATCTGTGTATTGCGCTGTACTTTGAACAGGTCATGCCGGGGGAGTTTGGAGTTGCCAAGCCGTGGTATTTCTTGTTTACCAGGGAGTTTTGGAAGCGAAATAAGGTTGGTGACGCGTATGGAGGTATGAACGGAGTTGTGAAGCCAATGCAATCGAAGTACATTGAAGAGGATCCTCCGATTGAGCGGGCTGGAGTTAGGATTCGACACTTACGTAAGGTCTACGGTAAGAAGGTTGCCGTTGATGGTCTGGACTTGAACATGTACGAAGATCAGATTACGGTGTTGTTGGGACACAACGGAGCAGGTAAGACAACCACGATGTCGATGTTGACGGGGATGTTTTCGCCAACCTCGGGGACGGCGCTGATCAACGGCCATGACATTCGGACTGATATTGAAGGAGTTCGGCTGTCCTTGGGGTTGTGTCCGCAGCACAATGTGTTATTCAATGAATTGACGGTGGCTGAACATGTTAAATTCCTTGCAAAGTTAAAAGGGGTGAAGGATGGTGAAGTTGCGGCAGAAGTCGAGAAGTATGTGAACTTGTTGGAGTTGACGGACAAGATGAACGCCCAGTCCAGAACTCTTTCCGGGGGAATGAAGCGGAAACTAGCGGTAGGAGTGGCGTTGTGTGGGGGATCCAAGGTTGTGCTACTGGATGAACCAAGTTCTGGAATGGATCCCTCGGCGAGAAGGGCTTTGTGGGAGCTGCTGCAGAAGGAGAAACTCGGAAGAACTGTTCTGCTGTCTACACACTTCATGGATGAAGCCGATGTTCTTGGAGATCGGATCGCAATCATGGCAGAGGGACAATTGAAGGCCGTTGGTACTCCGTTCTTCTTGAAGAAGAGTTTCGGCGCCGGTTATCGGTTGATTTGCGTGAAGGAGTCGAACTGTAACAAGGACCGTTTGCTGGAGATCCTGAAGGGCCACATTCCTGATGTTGAGGTGGAGACAGATATTGGATCCGAGTTGACTTTGGTCTTGCGGGAGGATTACGTGAAACAATTTCAGCCAATGTTGGAGAACTTAGAGGACAAGATGGAGTCCTGTGGCATATCCAGCTTCGGAATATCATTGACCACGATGGAAGAGGTATTCCTTAGGTCCGGTACTGATAATTTTGAGAAGGATACCGTGGAAAACGGAACGGTCATACTGGCAGCTTCCAGTGAAT ATTCTTTGGACAATCTGCACCTGCTCACAGGAAACCGTCTGCTCTTCAACCAAATCAAAGCGCAGTTCTTGAAAAAGTCACTGGTCACGTTCCGTAGCTTGATAACCCTGTCTATGCAGATCCTCATACCCATCGTATTCGTACTTATGACCTACATCATCATCCTGAACTCCTCGGCCAACCAGGACTTACCAGCCTTGGACATCAAACTGGAATCCTACACACACTCAATTACCGTTTTAGAAGACCATCAGTCTGACACTTCCGTAAGACAATCATACTCCGCTCTGTTCGACAACCTGAACCCGAACCACCAACTTATCGTAACCCAAGAAGACATGAACGACTTCATTCTGCGGAAGTCCATCGAATCCATCGCAACCGTCAACACGCGCTACTGGGTAGGCGCCACCCTGAACTCCACATCTCCAACCGCTTGGTTCAACAACAAAGCGTTCCACTCAGCCCCACTTTCCATCAACCTTCTGTTCAACGCCTTCCTACAATCCGTCTGCCCAGAGTGTGAAATCCAAGTCACCAACAAACCACTTCCGTTCCAGTTGACGACCCGTTTCGATCAACTGGAAACCGGGGCCAACTCGGGCTTCCAGTTGGCCTTCAACACCGGCTTTGCCATGGCCTTCGTAGCTGCCCTGTACATCATGTTCTACATTCGCGAGCGAACTACGCGATCCAAGTTACTGCAGTTCGTCAGTGGGGTGAATGTGGCGTTGTTCTGGGCTGTGTCGTTTATCTGGGACTATTTGGTGTTCGTCGTGGTGAGTCTGTTCTATCTGGCGTCGGTGGCTGCCATCCAACAGGATGGATGGTCGAGCTTTGAACAGCTGTGTCGAGTGTTCctggtgctgctgctgtttgGATTCGCAGTTATTCCAACGACCTATCTGTTTTCGTACCTGTTCGACGTTCCGGCAACTGGGTTCGTTAAGATGATGTTGTTGAATATCATATCCGGATCGGTGTTGTTTACAGCAGTTACCCTACTGAAGTTCGAGGGCATTGACCTGCAGGATGTAGCTGAAGTGCTGGAAtgggttttcatgctgtttcccAACTTTGTGCTGAGCCACAGCTTGAACAATCTGAATATGGTGGCCAGTACGGAGGATCTATGCGCGAAGCAGTGCGAATTGATTCCAATGTGTACGAACGAGTTGTTGTGTTTGTTGATACCGCAGTGTTGTGGACAGGAGATCTTCACCTTCGACGAGGGAGGAATCAATAGGAATTTACTGTTTTTGGTTGCGATAGGTGTTATAGCGTTTGGGCTGATCATGTTCATAGAGTTCAGAGTTTTTAAGCGGATCTTCGATAGGAAGGTTACAGTGGCTGAGGCTGATGATGGATCTGCGTTAGATTCAGATGTTCTGGAAGAGAAACAGAGAATCGCCGCGATGAGTCAATCGGAGATCAACAGCTACAACCTCGTATTGAAGGATCTTTCGAAGTACTACAAGAAATTCAGGGCTGTGAATAATCTGTCCGTGGGAATACGTCACTCAGAGTGCTTCGGATTGCTGGGAATCAACGGAGCTGGGAAAACATCCACCTTCAAGATGATGACAGGGGACGAAAGCATTTCTGGTGGTCAAGCTTGGGTCAACGGAATCAGTCTGCAGACAAACATGAATCGAGTTCACCAGCAGATCGGATACTGTCCACAGTTCGATGCACTGTTAGAGGATATGACTGGGAGGGAGACCCTGAGGATGTTCGCTTTGCTCCGTGGAGTAGAGAACGCTGAGCTGAACAGCGTATCGTTGGCACTGGCGGAAGAGCTGAACTTCCTGAAGCACATCGACAAGAAGACGCGAGAGTACAGTGGAGGCAACAAGCGGAAGTTGAGTACGGCGCTGGCACTGATCGGGAATCCGGCGGTAGTCTACCTGGACGAACCGACTACGGGGATGGACCCGGGTGCAAAGCGACAGTTCTGGAATGTGATATGTAAGATTAGGGAAGCGGGGAAGGCGATTGTGCTGACTTCGCACAGTATGGAAGAATGCGAGGCGCTATGCACAAGGCTATCAATTATGGTCAACGGGGAGTTCAAATGTCTGGGATCGACGCAGCATTTGAAAAATAAGTTCTCCGAAGgtttcttgctgaccgttaagGTTAAACGGGAGCCATCGGACAACCTACGAGCGAGAATGGATTGGGTGAAGATATTCGTGGAGCAGAAGTTCACCGGGGCCGAATTGAA GGAAGAGTACCTGGACTCGCTCAGCTTCCACATTCCTCGGACAGACCTGCGATGGTCGGCGATGTTCGGTCTGATGGAAGCGGCCCGGGACGAGCTGGAAATCGAAGACTACGCCCTGGGGCAGACCTCGCTGGAACAAGTATTTCTTTATTTTACCAAATACCAAAGAGAAGATCAATAA